Proteins encoded within one genomic window of Setaria italica strain Yugu1 chromosome IV, Setaria_italica_v2.0, whole genome shotgun sequence:
- the LOC101763264 gene encoding uncharacterized protein At3g28850 codes for MGCKGSKHALHGGCGPPPERRRSSGRLASSRRHSVALRSAASLGTLSLDRAAAAAAAAVGVSFDDDAFRGEGDEGMMKAGNDVVDGAAGKLLGPPRPVAVPLPKRQKRVVAAPPPPRVAPRTPTKTPVRGPPEEINVWELMKGLDDEEEGEGDDSDQEEEDDDGRGHCVERKAQSAPGSPVFDPEILDAFRKALDELTPDSPLPDFVKRGGDGFEKREIQMFPGIVRARVSLLQEKINAKTKLAKKASPPPESAGRVVVYLTSLRGIRQTYEDCWSTSAILRSYGVRVDERDLSMHAGFKDELRAALGGDGDGEGRRPQPLPQVFVDGRHLGGAEEVRRLHEGGELAAALETCDAAPLAKGGAALQTCNSCGGVRFVPCDVCSGSCKVFVEDGAVAGAFRRCPECNENGLVRCSVC; via the coding sequence ATGGGCTGCAAGGGGTCCAAGCACGCGCTGCACGGGGGGtgcgggccgccgccggagcggcGGAGGAGCTCGGGCCGCTTGGCGTCGTCGCGGCGGCACTCCGTCGCGCTGCGGTCGGCCGCGTCGCTCGGGACGCTCAGCCTcgaccgcgccgcggcggcggctgccgcggccgtggGCGTGTCTTTTGATGACGACGCCTTCCGGGGCGAGGGAGACGAGGGGATGATGAAGGCCGGCAacgacgtcgtcgacggcgccgcgggGAAGCTGCTCGGGCCGCCGCGGCCAGTGGCCGTGCCGCTGCCGAAGCGGCAGAagagggtggtggcggcgccgccgccgccgagggtgGCGCCGCGGACGCCCACTAAGACGCCGGTGCGCGGGCCGCCCGAGGAGATCAACGTGTGGGAGCTCATGAAGGGGctcgacgacgaggaggagggggagggcgaCGATAGTGatcaagaggaggaagacgacgacggccgcggtCACTGTGTGGAGCGGAAGGCGCAGTCGGCGCCCGGGTCGCCGGTGTTCGATCCGGAAATACTGGACGCGTTCCGGAAGGCGCTCGACGAGCTGACGCCCGACTCGCCTCTCCCTGATTTCGTCAAACGCGGCGGAGACGGCTTCGAGAAGCGCGAGATTCAGATGTTCCCGGGCATCGTGCGCGCGCGGGTCAGCCTGCTCCAGGAAAAGATCAACGCCAAGACGAAGCTAGCCAAGaaggcctcgccgccgccggagagcgCGGGGCGGGTCGTGGTGTACCTCACCAGCCTCCGTGGGATCCGGCAGACGTACGAGGACTGCTGGTCCACGAGCGCGATCCTGCGCAGCTACGGCGTGCGCGTCGACGAGCGCGACCTGTCGATGCACGCCGGGTTCAAGGACGAGCTCCGCGCCGCGCTcggcggagacggcgacggcgaaggcCGCCGGCCGCAGCCGCTCCCGCAGGTGTTCGTGGACGGGCGGCATCtgggcggcgccgaggaggtcCGCCGCCTGCACGAGGGCGGGGAGCTGGCGGCGGCCCTCGAGACCTGCGACGCGGCGCCTCTCGCCAAGGGAGGCGCTGCGTTGCAGACCTGCAACAGCTGCGGCGGGGTGCGGTTCGTGCCGTGCGACGTGTGCTCCGGCAGCTGCAAGGTGTTCGTGGAggacggcgccgtcgccggcgcgttCAGGCGGTGCCCGGAGTGCAACGAGAACGGGCTAGTGAGATGCTCCGTTTGCTAG